A part of Planococcus sp. MB-3u-03 genomic DNA contains:
- a CDS encoding GNAT family N-acetyltransferase: MDGYKDGQSGVWAIVYKDSEKVIGTCSLVGWSNEHQKAEIGYVLNRGFWGAGIATEALKEVLSYGFGVLQLNRIEGGCDVDNIGFEKVMLKADMAFEGVLRKNERIKGEFRDTKIFSILKSEFDSLTRGGRQ, from the coding sequence GTGGACGGATACAAAGATGGCCAAAGCGGTGTATGGGCGATTGTTTATAAAGATAGCGAGAAAGTCATCGGGACCTGTTCGTTGGTTGGGTGGTCAAATGAACATCAAAAAGCAGAGATAGGCTACGTGTTAAATCGTGGATTTTGGGGAGCGGGAATCGCCACAGAAGCGTTAAAGGAAGTCCTAAGCTACGGTTTTGGCGTGCTTCAGTTGAACCGGATCGAAGGCGGCTGCGATGTAGACAATATTGGATTTGAAAAAGTCATGCTAAAAGCCGACATGGCCTTTGAAGGCGTTTTGAGAAAGAATGAACGCATCAAGGGAGAATTTCGAGATACCAAAATCTTTTCCATTTTAAAAAGTGAATTTGATTCTTTGACCAGAGGAGGTAGACAATAA
- a CDS encoding GNAT family N-acetyltransferase, producing MKIENHLKDMPSFETERLLLRKVTQHDLDDVFEFSSDPEVAHRMTWEKNDSKE from the coding sequence ATGAAAATTGAAAACCACTTAAAAGACATGCCATCATTCGAAACGGAGCGTCTTCTACTAAGAAAAGTAACGCAACACGACCTAGATGATGTGTTCGAATTCTCTTCCGACCCCGAAGTGGCGCATCGCATGACCTGGGAGAAGAACGATTCCAAAGAATAA